In the genome of Pseudomonas sp. P5_109, one region contains:
- a CDS encoding mechanosensitive ion channel family protein: MIRLKTAILLGALLFVGSEQLEAAAIPGLPAAATAATPPAHPEPLVQGGLLGAISSSIDEVQSKLDLNENLVDVWRLRADRAADEVDQLVNQPSARSPWSVAGDFLLLTCVWVAVFACLWLLGRMAVRRLCEHRLLLSRERGQALLGYVLPYTLPAVVSLPLTIYASQFLPISAGRALALCLAYAASAGIFAASLMLSLVVVFNAGHKRRAVQIIREKSPRPLFVIGFLVALSDALTSPQIAHQLGSNLTSSIAVFTGLAASISFGLLVIRMRRPVAQVIRILPLAQRLSQPALRETLRIFSGLWYWPILLMVMVSIINLIGAGADNQRVLRSALFTTVLLIATVFLSTTLHHLFKARSEADLRRSSAYKERFLNLSHALLRIGMAIVFIDILGRIWGVSLFEFAVSNAVGRAISDSLSHIGLILLVTWMVWVLLDTAIQEALKPPANKRSARQPSTRVKTILPLLRNAIKIILVVICAITTMANLGINVAPFLAGAGVIGLAIGFGSQQLVQDVITGLFIIIEDTLSIGDWVVLDSGHAGTVEGLTIRTLRLRDGKGFVHSVPFGQIKAVTNQSRQFAYAFFSVQFTYDTDVDKAIELIREAGHSISNDPFLRYNLQGPLDVFGVDRMDLNGVVLTAQFRTVSGGQYAVSRAFNQRLKKLVDNSPWVHFAQTYPQQALVPRHPVEAPPEIEPEHAAVLMPDRPRSQ, encoded by the coding sequence TTGATCAGGCTCAAGACGGCGATATTGCTGGGAGCGTTACTGTTCGTGGGTAGCGAGCAACTGGAGGCCGCCGCGATACCGGGGTTGCCGGCCGCCGCGACCGCCGCGACGCCGCCGGCGCACCCCGAACCGCTGGTACAGGGCGGCTTGCTCGGTGCCATCAGCTCGAGCATCGACGAGGTCCAGAGCAAACTCGATCTCAACGAAAACCTCGTCGACGTCTGGCGCCTGCGTGCCGACCGCGCGGCCGATGAAGTGGATCAGTTGGTCAATCAGCCATCGGCCCGTTCGCCCTGGAGCGTTGCCGGCGATTTCCTGCTGCTGACCTGCGTGTGGGTGGCCGTGTTTGCCTGTCTGTGGCTGCTTGGGCGGATGGCCGTCAGGCGCCTGTGCGAACATCGTCTGCTGCTCAGTCGTGAACGGGGCCAGGCGTTGCTCGGTTACGTACTGCCCTACACCCTTCCGGCGGTGGTCAGTCTGCCGCTGACGATTTATGCCAGCCAGTTTTTGCCGATATCGGCGGGACGGGCGCTGGCGCTGTGTCTGGCTTATGCCGCTAGCGCGGGGATATTTGCTGCGTCATTGATGCTGTCGCTGGTGGTGGTGTTCAATGCCGGGCACAAGCGGCGGGCGGTGCAGATCATTCGCGAGAAGAGTCCCCGTCCCTTGTTCGTTATCGGCTTTCTGGTGGCCTTGAGCGATGCCCTGACCAGTCCGCAGATCGCCCATCAACTGGGCAGCAACCTCACCAGCAGCATCGCCGTGTTCACCGGGTTGGCAGCGTCGATTTCCTTCGGCTTGCTGGTGATCCGCATGCGTCGCCCGGTAGCCCAGGTCATCCGCATCCTGCCGCTGGCCCAACGCCTCAGCCAACCGGCATTGCGTGAAACCCTGCGGATATTTTCCGGGCTCTGGTATTGGCCGATTCTGTTGATGGTGATGGTCTCGATCATCAACCTGATCGGCGCCGGGGCGGACAACCAGAGAGTCCTGCGCAGCGCCTTGTTCACCACGGTGTTGCTGATTGCCACGGTATTCCTCAGCACCACGCTGCATCATTTGTTCAAGGCGCGCAGCGAAGCGGACCTGCGCCGCAGCAGCGCCTACAAGGAGCGCTTTCTCAATCTGTCCCATGCCTTGTTGCGTATCGGCATGGCCATCGTGTTCATCGATATCCTCGGGCGGATCTGGGGTGTGTCGCTGTTCGAATTCGCGGTGAGCAATGCCGTGGGCCGGGCGATCAGTGATTCCCTGAGCCACATCGGGCTGATCCTGCTGGTGACCTGGATGGTCTGGGTCTTGCTCGACACGGCGATACAGGAGGCCCTGAAACCACCGGCCAACAAGCGCTCGGCGCGCCAGCCGAGCACGCGGGTGAAAACCATCCTGCCACTGCTGCGCAACGCGATCAAAATCATCCTGGTGGTGATTTGCGCGATCACCACCATGGCCAACCTGGGCATTAACGTCGCGCCGTTCCTGGCCGGTGCCGGGGTCATCGGCCTGGCAATCGGTTTTGGTTCCCAGCAACTGGTGCAGGACGTGATTACCGGGCTGTTCATCATCATCGAAGACACCCTGTCCATCGGCGACTGGGTGGTGCTTGATTCCGGGCATGCCGGCACGGTCGAAGGTCTGACCATCCGCACCTTGCGCCTGCGCGACGGCAAGGGCTTCGTGCACTCGGTGCCGTTCGGGCAGATCAAGGCGGTGACCAACCAATCGCGGCAATTCGCCTATGCGTTTTTCTCGGTGCAATTCACCTACGACACCGATGTCGACAAGGCCATCGAACTGATCCGCGAGGCCGGGCATTCCATCAGCAACGACCCGTTCCTGCGCTACAACCTGCAAGGGCCGCTGGATGTGTTTGGCGTGGACAGGATGGACCTCAACGGCGTGGTGCTGACCGCGCAGTTTCGCACGGTGTCCGGTGGTCAGTATGCGGTGAGCCGAGCCTTCAACCAGCGTTTGAAGAAGCTTGTGGATAACTCCCCGTGGGTGCATTTCGCGCAGACTTATCCACAG
- a CDS encoding DUF72 domain-containing protein — protein sequence MAAIHIGISGWRYVPWRGDFYPKGLIQRRELQFASRAVNSIEINGSFYALQRPERYAQWYGETPAGFVFSVKAPRFITHIRRLRDIHKPLANFFASGVLELKEKLGPILWQFPPSFKFDAELFETFLDQLPRETEKAATLARQHDAHVNGHASLKAYTKQPLRHAVEIRHESFVDPLFVRLLKRYNTALVIADTAGKWPYREDITSDFVYLRLHGAEELYASGYTPQALKRWGERIEAWHHGQQPDDPQLIAPRQKPKACKSREVFRYFDNDSKVRAPFDARLLLERLHLDKNLATVPGKPAAEGALP from the coding sequence ATGGCGGCGATTCATATCGGTATTTCAGGCTGGCGCTATGTGCCCTGGCGGGGAGACTTCTACCCCAAGGGCCTGATCCAGAGGCGCGAATTGCAATTCGCCTCCCGGGCGGTCAACAGCATCGAAATCAATGGATCGTTCTACGCCCTGCAACGGCCCGAACGTTATGCGCAGTGGTATGGCGAAACCCCGGCGGGTTTCGTCTTCAGCGTAAAAGCCCCGCGCTTCATTACCCACATCAGGCGCCTGCGTGACATCCACAAGCCTCTGGCGAATTTCTTCGCTTCCGGGGTTCTGGAACTGAAAGAAAAACTCGGCCCGATCCTCTGGCAGTTTCCACCCAGTTTCAAATTCGATGCCGAACTGTTCGAAACCTTCCTCGACCAATTGCCCCGCGAAACTGAAAAGGCCGCCACCCTGGCCCGCCAGCACGATGCCCACGTCAATGGCCACGCCAGCCTGAAAGCTTACACAAAGCAGCCCTTGCGCCATGCCGTGGAAATCCGTCACGAGAGCTTTGTCGATCCGCTGTTCGTGCGCTTGCTCAAGCGCTACAACACGGCACTGGTCATCGCCGACACCGCAGGCAAATGGCCGTACCGCGAGGACATCACCAGCGACTTCGTCTACCTGCGCCTGCATGGCGCCGAGGAACTCTACGCCAGCGGTTATACCCCGCAAGCACTGAAGCGCTGGGGCGAGCGGATCGAAGCCTGGCATCACGGACAACAACCGGACGATCCACAATTGATCGCGCCCCGGCAAAAACCCAAGGCGTGCAAGTCCCGGGAAGTGTTCCGCTATTTCGATAACGACAGCAAAGTCCGCGCGCCCTTTGATGCACGCCTTTTGCTGGAGCGTCTGCACCTCGACAAAAACCTCGCCACCGTCCCCGGCAAACCTGCCGCCGAAGGTGCGTTGCCATGA
- a CDS encoding endonuclease/exonuclease/phosphatase family protein: MSIPEPVGVTDEQTPINTTVRRFTVLTVNTHKGFTALNRRFILPELREAVRSVSADVVFLQEVHGTHELHPKRYTNWPAMPQYEFLADTLWPQFAYGRNAVYPTGDHGNALLSKFQIIRHDNLDVSISGHENRGLLHCVLRLPGDGREVHAICVHLGLRESHRIAQLKLLAQRLDAVPGDAPVIVAGDFNDWRQRADAVLKPSGLREVFAAQHGKPARSFPARLPALRLDRIYVRNLKASHPQVLTSRPWSHLSDHVPLSVEIEL, from the coding sequence ATGAGCATTCCCGAGCCGGTCGGCGTCACGGATGAACAGACGCCCATCAACACGACGGTGCGCCGCTTCACGGTGCTGACGGTCAACACCCATAAAGGATTCACCGCACTCAACCGGCGTTTCATCCTGCCGGAACTGCGTGAAGCGGTGCGCAGCGTATCTGCCGATGTGGTGTTTTTGCAGGAAGTCCACGGCACCCACGAACTGCACCCCAAGCGCTACACCAATTGGCCGGCGATGCCGCAATACGAGTTCCTCGCCGACACCCTCTGGCCGCAGTTCGCCTATGGCCGCAATGCGGTGTATCCGACGGGCGATCACGGTAATGCGTTGCTGTCGAAATTCCAGATCATCCGCCACGACAACCTCGACGTGTCCATCAGCGGCCACGAGAACCGCGGGCTCTTGCATTGCGTGTTGCGTTTGCCCGGCGACGGCCGGGAGGTGCATGCGATTTGCGTGCACCTTGGGCTGCGCGAAAGCCATCGCATCGCGCAACTGAAACTGCTTGCCCAACGCCTGGATGCCGTGCCCGGCGATGCCCCGGTGATTGTCGCCGGGGACTTCAACGACTGGCGCCAGCGCGCCGATGCAGTGCTCAAACCCAGTGGCCTGCGTGAAGTCTTCGCCGCGCAGCATGGAAAACCGGCACGCAGTTTTCCCGCGCGCTTGCCGGCATTGCGCCTGGACCGCATTTACGTGCGCAACCTCAAGGCCAGCCATCCGCAAGTACTGACCTCCCGACCCTGGTCGCACCTTTCCGACCACGTCCCGCTGTCGGTGGAGATCGAGCTATGA